The genomic window GTGCTGAGCTTCGACTCGTGCGGACACTGCCGGAACTGTGTGCGGGCGGCTCCCGCCTACTGCGAATCCTTCGCCTCGCTGAACCTCTTCGGGGGGCGCGAGGAGGGCACGGCTCGGTTCACCGACCTCGACGGAGGGACTCTGGCCCCGAGATGGTTCGGCCAGTCCTCCTTCGCGGAGTACGCGGTGGTCCGTGCCCGCAACGCCGTGAGGGTGGATCCCGCCCTGCCGGTCGAACTGCTGGGACCGCTCGGCTGCGGCTTCCTCACCGGAGCGGGAGCGGTCCTCAACTCCTTCGGGGCCGGTCCCGGTGACACCGTCGCCGTCTTCGGCGCGGGAGCGGTGGGCCTGGCCGCCGTGATGGCCGCCGCGGCCGCCGGGGCGGTCGTGGTGGCCGTCGACCGGCACCCCGAGCGGCTGGCCCTCGCCGAGCGGTTCCGAGCCGTGCCGCTGCACTCCGCCTCAGCCGGCCTGGACGACCGAATCCGCCGTCTGACCGATGGGGGAGCACAGTTCGCGCTGGACACCACCGGTTCCGCCAAGCTGATCAACGACGCTCTGCGCGCTCTGCGGCCCACCGGCCACCTCGGTCTGGTCGCGCGCCTCCACAGCCCGCTCGCGCTCCAGCCGGGGACGCTGGACCGGGGCCGGAGGATCTCGCACATCTGTGAGGGGGACGCGGTGCCCGCCCTGCTGATTCCGCGCCTGACCGCACTCTGGCAGGCGGGGCTCTTTCCCTTCGACCAGCTGATCCGAACCTATCCGCTCGCCGACATCAACGAGGCCGAGCGCGACTGCGATGCCGGACGTGTGGTCAAACCCGTCCTGATTCCGGAGGGGACCGGTCTGTGACCAGGACACCCGGCTCGCAGCGCCTGTGCCACGAAGCACACGCGCCGTCCGCACCCACACCCGGAGGAGCTCCACACATGACCGAGACCGCACAGCAGAGCACCGGAGTGGAGGGCGTGGACGGGGGAGTCGGTGTGACCGCACTCCTGGTGGCCGCGGCACGGGCGATCGAGACCCATCGTCACGACAGCCTGGCACGGGATGTCCACGCCGAGCACTTCGTGCGCGCCGCACCTGCCTCTGTGGACTGGCCCGTCCGGATCCAGCAGGTTCCGGACGGTGACGCGAACCCGCTGTGGGGGCGCTTCGCGCGCTACTTCGGCCTTCGGACACGGGTCCTCGACGACTTCGTGCTGCGTTCGGTGCACGGCAAGGGCCTACGCCAAGTCGTCCTGTTCGGAGCGGGACTTGACACACGGGCGTACCGGCTCGACCTGCCTTCGGGCTGTGTGGTCTACGAGATCGACCGGGCGGGCGTCCTGGCCTTCAAACGTGAGGTGCTGGACGGCTCATCCGCCCGGCCGAAGGCGGCCCGTGTGGCGATTCCGCTGGACCTGCGCGCCGACTGGGCGGCAGCGCTGGCCGAGTCGGGCTTCGACCCGGCCGAACCGGCTGTCTGGCTGGCCGAGGGGCTGTTGTTCTATCTGCCGGCCGCTGCCGAGACCAACCTCATCGACACGGTGGACCGGCTCAGCGCGGACGGCAGTTCCCTGGCCTACGAGGTCAAGCTGGAGAAGGACCTGCTGACGTACCGGCACAGTCCGCTCTACGTGGCGACGAAGGAGCAGCTCGGCATCGACCTGCTCGATCTGTTCGACGCGGAAGCGCGACCCGACTCCGCGGGGAACCTCGCGGGCAAGGGCTGGTTCACCTCGGTGCACACCCCCTTCGAGTTCACCCACCGACACGGACGCGGTCCACTGCCCGAGCAGAACGACGCGCTGGAGGGAAACCGCTGGGTGTTCGCCGAAAAGCAACGGCCGTGACATGGAGTCCCGTCGCACGGTCCGTTGACGGACCCCCCTGACGGCACAGGCAGGAACCTCGGCGCAACATGTACGTGTTGGGTCGCGTCTGCTCGGCGTCAGCCGGAGCACGGCCCCTGTCAGTACGGCGAGTCCGACTTGGCCCGCACCCGTGAGGACGTCCTCCACCGCCGGCTCGGCGGGACGCTGCCGCCGAGCTCGGACCGCACGCGGGACCGGGCTCGGTCCGCTCGCCCCCTGATCAGCCGGCTCGCGTCGGCCTGGGGCGCCGCATGGACAGAAGGGCGCGCATGGCTCGGCCGCGGGGCGACTGCGGTCCGTTCGGACACGGAGTGGATTGCTCGAACGGCCCATGAGCTGACCCGGCCGTCCCGGTCCGCCCTTGCCACCGGGGGCGGAGAAGTCGCCTGTGCCGGGGGGCGCTTCGAAGCGCCCGCACAGCTGTCGTCATAATTGACGCGGCAATTAAAGCGAGCAAGTGCAGCAGCATCGTTGCGCGCGGGACGGCCTGCTGCCTCTCCAACGGAATGAGATCATGGCGAAAATTCTGCTTACGTCGACGCCGTTCCAAGGCCATGTCGCACCGATCGAAGCGATCGCGGCCGACCTGACGAATCGCGGGCACGAGGTGTTGGTCTATACGGGCGCCCGGTTCGAGGAGCGGGTGCTGAGGACCGGAGCGCGCTTCGTCCCGTACGCCGCGGAGGTCGACTACGACGACCGTGACCTCGACGGTTCCTTCCCGGGGCGCAAACACCTGGCTCCCGTAGACCGCTTCAACTTCGACCTGAAGCACGTCTTCGCCGACGCGATTCCCGCCCATGACGAGCGCATTCAGAAGTTGCTCACGGAGTTTCCGGCCTCGGTGGTCATGGGTGAGGTGGGCTCCTTCGGGCTCCTTCCGATGGCCCTGCGCGCCCCGCGTGGCCGACGCCCGCTGGTGGTCACGGTCAGTGCGGATCCGCCGCTCTTCGACAGCGTGGACACCGCACCTTACGGGCCGGGCCTGCCGCCTCCGGCCGTCGACGAAGACCGGGCCCGGTACGAGGGGATCAGGCAGGATGCGCGGGCCATGTTCGCCGACGGGCAGCAGCATGTCGAAAGGGTCTTCGCGTCGATGGGAGTCACACTTCCCGACTTCATCTTCAACGCCTGCGCCACGATTCCCGACCGCATGCTCCAGCTGACCGTGCCCGAGTTCGAGTACCCTCGCAGCGACGCGCCGGAAGGGTTCCGCTGCATCGGCCCGCTGCCGCCCGCCCCGGAGCCCGATTCCCACCTCCCCGAATGGTGGCACGACCTGCCGGCCGGGCGGCCGGTCGTCGTCGTCACGCAGGGAACTCTGGAGAACGACGATCTCACCCAGCTCCTCATTCCCACGCTCCGTGCCCTCGCGGACATGGACGTCACCGTCATCGCGGCCACGGCCCGCCCTGACGGGCCCGGCATGGTGCGTGAGGTGATGGGGGAGACCATTCCCGGGAATGCCCATGTGGCCGGCTTCGTCCCCTTCGACCGGCTGCTGCCCGCCGCTGACCTTCTGATCACCAACGCCGGATACGGCGGTGTGCAGACGGCACTGCGCCACGGCGTTCCCCTTGTGGTGGGTGGAGAGACCGAGGGCAAGCCCGAGGTGGCCGCCCGCGTCGAGTGGTCCGGCGTCGGCATCAATCTGCGCACCGCCCGGCCCGACGTGGCTGCCATCCGTAGCGCCGTCGACCAGGTACTGAGCGGCTCGCGCTACCGTGAGCGCGCGGACTGGATCCGAACCCGTATCCAGCAGAGCCGCCCCTTCGACGCCATCGCCGAGATCGTCGAACAGGCGTAACGGCCTGCGCGCGGGCACCTGCGGTGCGGGCGGCACGTCCCCGCGCCGAGGCGTCCGTCATCCCGGCGCGACGCCCGGGTGCCCGCGCGCCGTGCGCCCGGCCGGCTCCTTGCCGCACAGGGGTGCGCGCCCCCTGATCGCCACCGGGTCGGCCGTCCGGCTGCCCGGAGGGCGCGCCCGCGCGTGGTCGCCTTCACGCACATGTGGTCCGGATCACGTGGGTCCGACCATTGACCCTCCTGTTTCAAACCGGTTTAGTTAACGCCAGTTGAACGTCTAAACCGGTTTAGAAGCCAGTGGGGGGACGTTCTCCACCGGTCGCCCGGTTCCCCGGGTGCACAGAGAGCGGAAGGCGCCATGGCTCGGAAGCCCACCATCGACGACGTCGCACAGCGTGCGGGTGTCTCGCGCAGTTCCGTCTCGTTCGCCCTGAACAACCGGCCCGGCATCGCAGAGGAGACCAAGCAACGCATCCTGGCGGTCGCGGCCGAACTCGGGTGGACCCCGAGCCGTCCGGCCCGGGCGCTGTCGCTCGGCAAGGCAGGAGCCTTCGGTCTCGTCCTCGCGAGGGAACCGGACCTGATCGGCGCCGACCTGTTCTTCCCGGCTTTCATAGCGGGCGTCGAGGTCGCCCTGGGCGAGCGCGGCGACGGGCTCATGGTGCATCTGACCACCCCCGAGCGGGAGCCGTCCGTGTACGAACGGCTGGCCGCCGACCGCCGGGTGGACGGCGTGCTCCTCACCGACCTGCGCCACGACGATCCACGGCCCGCCCTGATGCACCGGCTCGGGCTGCCCGCGGTCGTGGTGGGACAGAGCGAGTGGAGCGACGGGCTCAGCTCCGTGAGCCTCGACGACCGGCCCGCCTACGTCGACGCCGTCCGGCGCCTCGCCGAGCTGGGACACCGGCGTATCGCCCATGTCGAAGGCCCCCAGGAGCTCCGCCACGCGCACCGCCGTCGGGTAGCCTGGGAGCAGACTTTGCACGCCCTGGGACTGCCGGAAGGGCCCGTACGGCCCGGCGGCTTCACGGCCGAGGGCGGCGCCCGCGCCACTCGCGAGCTGCTGTCGCTGGCCGAGCCGCCCACCGCGATCGTCTACGGAAACGACCTCGCCGCGACGGCAGGACTGTCCGTGGCGCAGGAACTCGGCGTTTCGGTACCGGACCGCCTCTCGGTCGTCGGCTACGACGACACCAGTCTCACCCGCTACACGCACCCGCCGCTCTCCTCCGCCCGCGCCGACGCGCGCGGCTGGGGCGAGGCCGCGGCCCGTGCTCTGGACCGGGTGCTGTCCGGCGAGGAGGTGGCACACGTGGTGCTGCCGCCCGCCGAGTTCATCCCCCGTGCCTCGATCGGCCCCGCGCCCCGTACCTGACGGCCGGGTCGCCGGGCCGATCGAGGCACGGCAAGGAATGTCCGTCCGGCGACGAGGCCGGGCGTGAACAGTTCGGAGAGTTTGCATGCTGAGGAGAACGGCGTACTCGCTGGTCGCGCTCGCACTCGCGGGTGCCGCGACCGCGACCGCCTGTGGGCGGTCGGCACCGGATCAGGCGACCGCGGCGACCGCACGCGGTCCCATCACGATCTGGCTGTCGAACAACGCCCAGGAAGTGGCCTGGGGCAAGAGCATGGTCGGCGCCTGGAACAAGATCCATCCGGACCAGCACGTCACGGTCCAGCAGATCCCGGCGGGTAAGACCTCCGAGGAAGCCATCAGCGCCTCGATCATCGCGGGCACAAGCGCGTGCCTGGTCTACAACACGGCGCCCGCCTCGGTGCCGACCTTCGAGAAGCAGAACGGTCTCGTGCCGCTCAGTGACTTCTCCGACGGTGACGCCTACATCCAGAAGCGGGGTGGCGCGCTCACCGACCAGTACAAGTCGCAGGACGGCAAGTTCTACCAGCTGCCCTGGAAGAGCAACCCGGTGATGATCCTCTACAACAAGAAGATCTTCGCGAAGGCCGGTCTCGACCCCGAGCACCCCCAGCTGGCGACCTACAGCCAGTTCCTGAAGACCTCCCGCACCCTGGTGCACAGCGGCGCCGCCAGGGCGGCGATCTGGCCTGCACCCAGCAGCGAGTTCTTCCAGTCGTGGCTCGACTTCTACCCCGCCTTCGCCGCGCAGACCGGCGGCAAGCAGCTCATCGAGAACGGCAAGCCGCAGTTCGACTCGCCGGCCGGCCGCCAGGTGGCGGCGTTCTGGCGCAAGCTGTACTCCGAGAAGCTCGCGCCGCAGGAGATGTATCCCGGTGACGCGGTCAACGACGGCAAGGCCGCCATGGCCACCGTCGGAGCCTGGGCGGTCTCCGCATACAAGGACAGCGTCGACATCGGTGTGGCCCCCGTGCCGACGGCCAAGGGGAAGTCGCCCGACGACACGTACTCCTTCAGCGACGAGAAGTCCGCCGCGATGTTCAGCGCCTGCCGCAACCGGGGCACGGCCTGGGACCTGCTGAAGTTCTCCAGCTCCGCCCAGCAGGACGGGAAGTTCCTCGAAGCGACCGGCCAGATGCCGATGCGCGAGGACCTCACCGAACGCTACCCGGACTTCTTCGCGAAGAAGCCGCTGTACAACGCGTTCGCACGGCAGGCCGAGCATGTGGTCGAGGTCCCCAACGTGCCGGGTTCCGTCGACATCTGGCAGGCCTTCCGCGACGAGTGGACGAAGTCCGTCGTCTTCGGCGACCAGCCCACCGACACCGGTCTGCGCAAGGCCTCGGAGAAGATATCCGAGCTGCTCGACGAGTACGGGGACCAGTCATGACGAACCTCCGATCCGCCGTCACCGCCCCCCGCGCGGGTACCGCCGTCGTCGGCGGCCGCGGGCCGGCCGAAGGCGCCGCCTCCCGCCACCGACGGCTCACCACCCGGACCGGCGCACTGTTCGTGACGCCGTACGTGCTGTTCCTGCTCGTCGTGTTCGCGATCCCCATGGTCTACACGTTGTGGATCTCCGTTCACCGCTTCTACTTCACGGCTCCCGGCACACACGCGGACTCGCCCTGGGTCGGGCTCTCCAACTACCGGGACGTCTTCACCGACCCCGTCGTAGGGCGCGCCTTCCTCAACATCGCCGTCTTCCTCGTGATCAACGTGCCGCTCACGGTGCTCCTGGCGCTCGTCCTGGCAGCGGCGCTCAACGCGAAGATCCGCTTCCGTGCCTTCTTCCGTGCCGCTTACTACCTGCCGTACATCACGGCGAGCGTCGCGCTCGTCGCCGTGTGGCAGTTCCTGTTCGGGTCGGACGGCTTCGTCAACCATCTCCTCGGCTCGCACGCACCGGATCCCTCGTGGCTGGTCAACTCACACCTCGCGATGCCGATGATCGCCGTCTTCGTCACCTGGAAGCAGCTCGGCTTCTTCGTGATGCTGTACCTCGCCGCACTCCAGAACGTCGGCAAGGAGCTGTACGAGGCGGCCTCCGTGGACGGGGCCGGGCGCATCCGGCAGTTCTTCTCGGTGACCGTGCCGGGAGTACGGCCGGCCACGACCCTCGTCGTGATCTACGCGATCATCACCGGCGCCAACCTCTTCAGTGAGCCCTACCTGCTGACGGGCGGCGGCGGCCCCGACCACGCCTCCACCTCACCCGTCCTGCTCATGTACCAGAAGGGCATCGAGCAGGGGCACCCCGACTTCGCGGCCGCCCTGGGCGTGGTCCTGGTGGCCTTCGTCCTCGTCATCTCGCTGGCCGCCCGCAAGCTCACCGAGAGGGGCAACTGACATGAGCGTCTCCACTCCGGCCCCGGGGTCCAGCACTCCGATGAGCCCGGCCGTGAAAACACCGTCCTCCGGTACCCGGAGGGCCCGCCCCCGGTCCGCCGGCGCGCACCGCACCCGGGGGACGGTCGTCAAGTACGCCGTCCTCTCGCTGGGCGCGGTCGCCTTCCTCTTCCCCTTCTACTACATGATCGTCGGCTCGCTGCGGAAGACGACGACGGGTGATCTGTCCTCAGCCGTGCCCAGCGGACTGACCGGCAGCAGCTACACGGCCGTCAACGGCGCGATCTCGCTGGGGCGCTCCCTGCTGAACTCCGGGATCATGACGATCGGTGTCCTCCTGTGCACCCTCGTCTTCGGGGTGCTCGCCGGCTACGCGCTGGCCCAGCTGCAGTTCCGCGGCCGGGGGACCGTGTTCGCCTCGCTGATGCTCGTGCAGATGGTGCCCTTCCAGCTGCTGACGCTGCCGCTGTACGTCCTCGTGGTCCGCGACTACGGGCTGGGCGACAACTACGTCGGCATGATCCTTCCGTTCGCGATCAACTCGACGGCCGTCTTCCTCTTCCGCCAGTTCTTCCTCCAGCTGCCGCAGTCCCTCTTCGAGGCAGCGCGTCTGGACGGCGCGGGCGAACTGCGCATCCTCTGGAAGATCGCCCTGCCGATGGCGCGGCCCGCGGTACTCACCGCGATGCTGCTGACCTTCATCGGACCGTGGAACGAGTTCCTGTGGCCGTTCCTCGTCACGAAGAACGCCGACATGCAGCCTCTGGCCGTCTCCCTCGCCAGCTTCCTGTCCAACCTCCAGGGCACGGTCGCCAACCCGACCGGCGCCCTCCTGGCCGGCGCCTGTGTGCTGGCCGCCCCCGCTGTGGCGCTGTTCATCCTCTTCCAGCGCCACTTCACCTCGACAGACATCGACTCCGGAGTAAAGGGCTGATTTCCCGCATGAGCACCACCAGCACCACCTCGCACATCCCGTACCGACTGGTGCGCAAAGGCCTGATCATGTCCCCGCTTCCCGGCGAGGCGAACGAGGCCGAGGGAGTCCTGAACCCCGCGTCGGGCCGCACCCCCGACGGCCGTCTGCACCTGCTGCCGCGCCTGGTGGCCGAGGGCAACGTGTCCCGTGTGGGCCTTGCCGAGGTCACCTTCACCGACGGTGTGCCCAGTGGCGTCGAGCGACGCGGAGTCGTCCTTTCGCCCGACGAGGGCTGGGAGCGTGGCAAGAACAACGCCGGCGTCGAGGACCCGCGCGTCACCTGGATACCCTCGCTCGGCAAGCACGTCATGTCCTACGTCGCCTACGGTCCGCTCGGCCCGAAGCCGGCCCTCGCCGTGTCCGAGGACCTGACCAGCTGGACCCGCCTCGGCCCGGTCCAGTTCGCCTACCAGCCGGACCTCGACACCGATCTCAACCTCTTCCCGAACAAGGACGTCGTCCACTTCCCCGAGCCCGTACCCGGCCCGGACGGCGAGCCCGCGTACGCGATGCTGCACCGCCCCATGTGGGACCTCGGCTGGTTCCGCCCCGGCGAAGGCGTCCACCTGCCGGCCGGGATCACCGACGAACGGCCCGGCATCTGGATCTCGTACGTGCCGGTCGCCGAGGTCGAGGCCGACATCCGCGCCCTCGCCCGCCCCCGCGACCACCGCCTCGTCGCCCTGTCCGAGCACCCGTGGGAAGAGCTGAAGATCGGCGGCGGCCCCGCCCCGATCCGCGTCCCCGAGGGCTGGCTCCTCATCCACCACGGCGTCTCCGGCCACATCGAGGACCCCTTCGCACAGAACCAGAGCGTGTCCTACGCGGCCGGTGCGATGATCCTCGACCCGGCCGACCCCTCGAAGGTCCTCGCCCGTTCCGAGGAGCCACTGATGGCGCCCGAGACGGAGGAGGAGCGCGCCGGCACCGTGCCGAACGTCGTCTTCCCGACCGCCATCGAGGAGGTCGACGGACAGCTGTACGTGTTCTACGGCATGGCCGACGCGCACATCGGCGTCGCCCTCCTGGAGCGCACGGCATGACATCCGCGCCGGCCCCACTCGGCCTCGGACTGGTCGGCTGCGGCGGCTTCGGGGCATACGTCCTGGACGCCGTGGCCGGCCTCCCCGGGCTGAGGCCGACCGCCGTCGCCGACCCCGACCCCGTACGGGCGAAGGCGCTCGGCGAACGGTACGGCGTCCCCGCGCTCGGCTCCCTGGAGGAGCTGCTGGAGCGCGAGGACGTGGCGGCCGTCGCCATCGCCACACCGCCGGCCGCGCACGCCGCGATGGCCACGGCCGCCCTGCGCGCCGGCCGGCACGTCTTCTGCGAGAAGCCGCTCGCGACCACCACCGAGGGCGCCCGCGCCGTGGCCCGCGAGGCCGAGCGCGCCGGGCGTGCCCTCGTCGTCGACCACGTCCTGCGCTACAACCCGCTCCTGAGGGCCCTGCAAGGGCTCATCGGTGAAGGGCTGCTCGCGTCCCCGCGCCGGTTCCTCTTCGAGAACGACGCATCCGACCAGGACCTCGGCCCCGGTCACTGGTTCTGGGACCCCGCACACAGCGGAGGCATCTTCGTCGAGCACGGCGTGCACTTCTTCGACGCGGCGCGCGCCCTGCTGGGCTCCGATCCGCTCAGCGTGCGCGCGACCGAGGTACGCCGGCCGGGCGGGCCCGTCGACATGGTCAGCGCCGACGTCCTCCACCCGGGCGGGGTTCTCGCCTCCCACCTCCACTCCTTCACCCACGCGCACCGCTGCGAACGCCAGTTGATGCGCCTGGACCACGGCTTCGCCGAGACCAGGATCGACGGCTGGATCCCGGTCCGGGCCGAGATCTCGGCGTGGACCGACGAGAACGGCGCCGAGGCGTGGGAGAAGCTGCCCGCCCGGGCGGAGGCGCTGCTCCACGTGGACGGCTTCCGTCCGCACGGTGGCGAGCGCGTCTCCGTCACCGTCGAACGAGACGCCGGCGCCCGCGCCCCCGCGCGCGGACGCGGAGAGACGCGCGTCGTGCCGCACCACGTCCGCGCCGTCCTCGATCTCGGCGGCGAGGCCCGCAAACCGCACGTCTACACCGAGAGCGTCCGTGCCGCCGTCGCCGATCTGGTCCGTGTCGCGCGTGACGGAGGTACCCCGGTCGCCGACGCGGTGGCCGGTCTCACCGCCGTCGCCGTCGCGGAAGCCGCCACGCTGGCCGCCGTCACGGGCACCGAACAGCTCGTTCCGGGGCTCGACGGCACCCCGGGTACCAGCGCACCACCGCACCTCCAGGAGTCTTCATGAGCTGGTGGCAGGACACCGTCTGCTACGAGTTGTACCCCCGCGCCTTCGCCGACTGGGACGGTGACGGGACCGGCGACCTCGCCGGAGCGACAGCCCGCCTCGGTCACATCGCGGAACTCGGCGCGGACGCCGTGTGGATCACGCCGTTCTACCCCTCGCCGCTCGCGGACGGTGGTTACGACATCGCCGACCACAGCGCCGTCGCCGCCGACCTCGGCACCTCCGAGGACTTCGACCGGCTCACCGACCGCGCCCACGACCTGGGCCTGAAGCTCATCGTCGACCTCGTGCCGAACCACACCTCCGACCAGCACCCCTGGTTCCAGGAGGCGCTCGCCGCGGGCCCCGGCTCCACCGCCCGCGGCCGCTACCTGTTCCGCCAGGGCCGTGGCCTCGCCGGCGAACTCCCGCCGAACGACTGGCAGTCCGCCTTCGGCGGTCCCGCGTGGACCCGCGTGGCAGACGGCGAGTGGTACTGCCACCTGCACGCGTCCGAGCAACCGGACCTCAACTGGCGGGAGGCGGAGGTTCGTTCCGCTTTCGCCGACATCCTCCGGTACTGGCTGGACCGGGGCGTCGACGGCTTCCGCATCGACGTCGCGCACGCCCTCTTCAAGGCCGAGGGCATGCCGGACGCCGGCCCCGGCCAACACCAGGACCCGCTGCGCAACCACCTCATGCCCTACTACGACCAGGAGGAACTGCACCCGCTGTACCGCGAATGGCGCAAGCTCCTGGACACCCACCCCGCGCCGCCGGGTGCAGTGGCCCCGCACGACCGGGTCATGGTCGCCGAATCCGCCGTGTTCGACCCGGCCAGGCTCGCCCGCTACATCCGCCCCGACGAGATGCACCAGGCCTTCAACTTCGCTTTCCTGGAGGCCGCCTGGGACCCGGTCGAGCTCCGCCGCGTCATCGACGCCTCCCTGTCCGCGCCCGGAGGGGGAGCCGTCACCTGGCTGCTCTCCAGCCACGACGCGGTGCGGCCGGTGACCCGTCTCGGCTCCGCCCGCCGCGCGCGGGCCGCCGCCCTGCTCATGCTCGCACTGCCCGGCTCCGCCTATATCTACCAGGGCGAGGAACTGGGCCTGCCGCAGGCCACCGTCCCGGACCACCGCATCCGCGACCCGCTGTGGGAACGCTCCGGTCACACCGACCGGGGACGTGACGGCTCCCGCGTGCCGCTGCCCTGGTCCGGTGACCTCCCCCCGTACGGATTCACCACCGCCCGGGCCGAGCGCACCTGGCTGCCGCAACCGGACGACTGGGCCCCGTACACTGTGGCCGCACAGGAACGGGACCCCGCCTCCACACTCACCCTGTACCGCGAAGCGCTCCGTCTGCGTCGCGCACACCCCGCGCACGAACCGACGGCCGCACCCCGTTGGTACTCGGCGCCGACCGACCCGTACCTCGCCTTCCGCCGCTCCGCGCTGACCTGCGTCGTCAACTTCGGCACGCAGCCGCTGCCGTGGGCCGCGCTCGGCGTGACAGGCAGCCCCGTACTCACGAGCGGACCCCTCGACGGCGGCACGATCCCGCCCGACACAGCGGTGTGGCTCATCGACGACACGGATCCGCAGCACAACGAAGATCCGCAGCACTACGAAGGAGTCGGCCATGGCCGCGTCCACTGAACCCTCTCCGCGCACCGACCTTTCCTCGCTGGTCAAGGCGTACGACGTGCGCGGCGTCGTCCCCGACCAGTGGGACGAGTCGACGGCCGAGCTGTTCGGCGCAGCGTTCGTGCGGGTCACCGGAGCGCGCGCGCTCGTGACCGGGCACGACATGCGCAGCACCTCGCCCGGCCTCGCGCGTGCCTTCGCACGAGGCGCCGCAGCACAGGGAGCCGACGTCACCGAGACCGGCCTGTGCTCCACGGACCAGCTCTACTACGCCTCCGGCGCGCTCGGCCTGCCCGGCGCCATGTTCACCGCCTCGCACAACCCCGCCCGCTACAACGGCATCAAGATGTGCCGCGCCGGCGCCGCACCGATCGGTCAGGACAGCGGCCTGGCCGAGATCCGCGCGCTCGTCGAGCAGTGGTCCGACAACGGTGCGCCCTCGCCGTCCCCGGAACGCACCGGCACCGTCACGCACCACGACACCTTGACGGAGTACGCGCGCCACCTGCGCACCCTGGTCGACCTCACGGCGATCCGCCGGCTGAAGGTCGTCGTGGACGCGGGCAACGGCATGGGGGGCCACACCGTGCCGACCGTACTCGCCGGGCTCCCCGTCGACGTCGTACCGCTGTACTTCACCCTCGACGGCAGCTTCCCCAACCACGAGGCCAACCCGCTCGACCCGGCCAACATCGTCGACCTCCAGGCCCGTGTACGCGCCGAGCACGCCGACCTCGGCCTCGCCTTCGACGGCGACGCCGACCGCTGTTTCGTCGTCGACGAACGGGGCGAGCCGGTCTCACCCTCCGCCGTCACCGCACTCGTGGCCTCCCGCGAACTCGCACGCAGGCCCGGCGCCACCGTTCTGCACAACCTGATCACCTCGCGCGCCGTGCCCGAGGTGATCCGTGAGGCCGGTGGCACACCTGTGCGCACCCGCGTCGGCCACTCCTTCATCAAGGCCGAGATGGCCCGCACCGGTGCGGTCTTCGGTGGCGAGCACTCCGCGCACTACTACTTCGCCGACTTCTGGAACGCCGACACAGGGATGCTCGCCGCGCTCCACGTCCTCGCCGCGCTCGGCGGACAGGACGGCACCCTCTCGGCCCTCACGCGCAGCTTCGAGCGGTACGCCGCCTCCGGAGAGATCAACTCCACCGTCGGGGACCCGGCCGACCGCCTCGCCGCCGTCCGTACCGCCTGGCGCGACCGGACCGGCGTGACCCTCGACGAACTCGACGGCCTCACCGTCGAAGGCGACAACTGGTGGTTCAACCTCCGGCCGTCCAACACGGAGCCGCTGCTGCGGCTCAACGTCGAGGCCCGCGACCCGGACACCATGCGGACCCTGCGC from Streptomyces sp. NBC_01341 includes these protein-coding regions:
- a CDS encoding phosphomannomutase/phosphoglucomutase → MAASTEPSPRTDLSSLVKAYDVRGVVPDQWDESTAELFGAAFVRVTGARALVTGHDMRSTSPGLARAFARGAAAQGADVTETGLCSTDQLYYASGALGLPGAMFTASHNPARYNGIKMCRAGAAPIGQDSGLAEIRALVEQWSDNGAPSPSPERTGTVTHHDTLTEYARHLRTLVDLTAIRRLKVVVDAGNGMGGHTVPTVLAGLPVDVVPLYFTLDGSFPNHEANPLDPANIVDLQARVRAEHADLGLAFDGDADRCFVVDERGEPVSPSAVTALVASRELARRPGATVLHNLITSRAVPEVIREAGGTPVRTRVGHSFIKAEMARTGAVFGGEHSAHYYFADFWNADTGMLAALHVLAALGGQDGTLSALTRSFERYAASGEINSTVGDPADRLAAVRTAWRDRTGVTLDELDGLTVEGDNWWFNLRPSNTEPLLRLNVEARDPDTMRTLRDEVLALVRS